The following proteins come from a genomic window of Nostoc sp. ATCC 53789:
- the sppA gene encoding signal peptide peptidase SppA, with the protein MVWPFKPKFRKQIARIEITGAIAGATRKRVLEALKTVEEKKFPALLLRIDSPGGTVGDSQEIYSALKRLREKIKIVASFGNISASGGVYIGMGAEHIVSNPGTITGSIGVILRGNNLERLLEKIGVSFQVIKSGPYKDILAFDRQLTQPEESILQELIDTSYQQFVQTVADGRSLTVEAVKSFADGRIFTGQQALELGVVDRLGTEEDARRWTAELVGLDPEKTLCYTLEERKPLLSRLLPGSRQVSSGIRSGIDWLEFEMSTSGLPLWLYRP; encoded by the coding sequence ATGGTTTGGCCGTTTAAGCCCAAGTTTAGAAAACAAATTGCGCGGATTGAAATTACTGGTGCGATCGCCGGTGCGACTCGCAAACGCGTCCTAGAAGCACTGAAAACTGTAGAAGAAAAAAAATTTCCGGCATTATTGCTGCGTATCGATAGCCCTGGCGGTACAGTCGGAGATTCTCAAGAAATTTACAGCGCCCTGAAGCGTTTGCGCGAAAAAATTAAAATCGTCGCTAGCTTTGGCAATATTTCGGCTTCTGGAGGTGTCTACATCGGTATGGGAGCAGAACACATCGTATCTAACCCAGGTACAATTACGGGTAGTATTGGTGTGATTTTGCGTGGCAATAACTTGGAACGCTTGCTAGAAAAAATCGGTGTTTCCTTTCAGGTAATTAAGTCTGGCCCTTATAAAGACATTTTGGCTTTTGATCGGCAGCTGACTCAACCAGAAGAAAGCATCTTGCAAGAGTTGATTGACACAAGTTATCAGCAGTTTGTCCAAACGGTAGCTGATGGCCGTTCTTTAACAGTAGAAGCTGTAAAAAGTTTCGCCGATGGTCGGATTTTTACTGGACAGCAAGCCCTAGAATTGGGTGTTGTAGATCGCCTGGGTACTGAAGAAGATGCCCGTCGCTGGACAGCAGAACTGGTCGGACTTGATCCAGAAAAAACTCTCTGCTATACCCTAGAAGAACGTAAACCCCTATTGAGCCGACTTCTACCAGGAAGTCGTCAGGTTTCATCAGGAATTCGATCTGGAATTGATTGGCTTGAATTTGAAATGTCTACTAGTGGTTTACCGTTGTGGTTATATCGTCCCTAG
- a CDS encoding MlaE family lipid ABC transporter permease subunit, with protein sequence MNQTTSKSSLGEWSQRLLAAIFLGGQVLVHLLRGKIHRRNTLEQMAAVGPDSLFIALLTAIFVGAVFTIQVAREFINFGAGNIIGGVLSIALTRELSPVLTAVVLAGRVGSAFAAEIGTMRVTEQIDAMLMLKTDPIDYLVIPRVIACCLMLPILTLLSLITGMFGGFIIATNVYNLSDTVFLDSARNFLGIWDIISAMLKACCFGILIAVIGCSWGLTTTGGAKGVGQSTTTAVVTALLIIFVSNFFLSWLMFQGLGSAFLKGL encoded by the coding sequence TTGAACCAGACTACATCCAAATCCAGTTTAGGAGAATGGAGTCAGCGATTGCTGGCAGCGATTTTTCTGGGTGGGCAAGTACTAGTTCACCTATTGAGGGGCAAAATCCATCGGCGCAACACCTTAGAACAAATGGCAGCAGTTGGGCCAGATTCCCTATTTATTGCCCTATTGACGGCTATTTTCGTCGGCGCGGTGTTTACCATTCAAGTGGCGCGGGAATTTATCAACTTTGGTGCAGGAAACATTATCGGGGGGGTGCTTTCTATAGCGTTGACACGAGAACTCTCTCCCGTGTTAACAGCAGTGGTTTTGGCAGGGCGAGTCGGTTCTGCCTTTGCAGCCGAAATCGGTACCATGCGCGTCACAGAACAAATCGATGCCATGTTGATGTTAAAAACAGATCCAATCGATTATCTGGTTATTCCCCGCGTTATTGCTTGCTGTTTAATGCTACCAATTTTAACCCTCCTGTCTTTGATAACAGGGATGTTCGGAGGATTCATAATTGCGACAAATGTCTACAACCTATCTGATACGGTATTTCTAGACTCAGCCCGTAACTTTCTTGGGATCTGGGATATTATTAGCGCCATGCTTAAGGCTTGTTGCTTTGGGATTTTAATCGCCGTAATTGGTTGCAGCTGGGGATTGACGACAACAGGAGGAGCCAAAGGAGTAGGACAGTCAACCACAACTGCTGTTGTGACTGCCTTGCTAATCATATTTGTTAGCAACTTCTTTCTTTCTTGGTTAATGTTCCAAGGACTTGGCAGTGCATTTTTGAAAGGCTTATAA
- a CDS encoding DUF3119 family protein: MFTNKAGFKTVTSSFAPNSTSTVELKPSYNIPIVLVITAIPLLLVQPWIGAVFTLFGLFLMFQALTLRLQFTVTDLDIYRSEKLIRRFPYQEWQNWRIFWNGVPILFYFKEIKSIHFLPILFDPNTLRTCLEQRCPRI; the protein is encoded by the coding sequence ATGTTTACTAATAAAGCAGGATTTAAAACTGTGACCAGTTCATTTGCTCCTAACTCCACATCAACTGTGGAACTCAAGCCTAGTTACAATATACCTATAGTATTGGTGATTACCGCTATTCCACTACTGTTGGTACAACCGTGGATAGGCGCTGTTTTCACACTGTTTGGCTTATTTCTCATGTTCCAGGCGTTAACGCTGCGTTTGCAATTTACCGTCACCGACTTAGATATTTACAGAAGTGAAAAATTGATTCGGCGCTTTCCCTACCAAGAATGGCAAAACTGGCGGATATTCTGGAATGGAGTCCCCATTTTGTTTTACTTTAAAGAAATTAAAAGTATTCACTTTTTGCCGATTTTATTTGACCCCAACACCTTGAGAACTTGTTTAGAACAACGTTGTCCGCGTATTTAG
- a CDS encoding DUF3086 domain-containing protein: MNPEASQTPEPIDERLAEKEEQNNAVEHPVNPSVESVGETGGVSSSENYATFEPLISNAEVVDTTVELTENSNGEFVAQSEPENTALGSEIESENHSLYAETEQRVAELQNAEAALKEEIVKLQASYKTLQTQVSETQTSLGRIVQESLVQLEQRKQTLQISVEQLERRQERIRNEMRTTFAGTSQDLAIRVQGFKDYLTGSLQDLAVAAEQLQLTPTVVEREKPAVKEAKPVESQPGIPQFAQQQFQDTTKQIRRLIDQYRNKPDYYGPAWQLRRTFEPIHAERVSNWFFTQGGRGGLRTMGSRLQNILIASAAISILHKLYGDRIRTLVLANTPERLGEWRRGLQDCLGIGRPDFGPDRGVVLFEASDALAQKADRLTKANQLPFIIIDDSEEQISLSLLQFPLWLAFAPDPKTVRNYDDDF; the protein is encoded by the coding sequence ATGAACCCAGAGGCATCTCAAACCCCAGAACCAATTGATGAGCGGTTGGCAGAAAAAGAAGAGCAAAACAATGCAGTTGAACATCCAGTCAATCCATCTGTTGAGTCAGTGGGAGAAACAGGAGGCGTTAGCTCATCAGAAAACTACGCAACTTTTGAGCCACTCATCTCCAATGCAGAAGTGGTAGATACTACAGTAGAGCTAACAGAAAATTCAAATGGCGAGTTTGTAGCGCAGTCGGAACCAGAAAATACCGCACTGGGGTCAGAAATAGAATCAGAAAATCATTCATTATATGCAGAAACAGAGCAGCGAGTAGCAGAGTTGCAAAACGCTGAAGCAGCCCTCAAGGAAGAAATAGTTAAGCTGCAAGCTTCTTATAAAACCCTTCAGACACAAGTGAGCGAAACTCAAACCTCACTGGGACGAATTGTGCAAGAGTCGTTGGTACAGTTAGAACAACGCAAACAAACCCTACAAATTTCTGTAGAACAACTAGAACGCCGTCAAGAACGTATCCGCAACGAGATGCGAACCACTTTTGCTGGTACATCCCAAGACTTGGCAATTCGGGTGCAGGGTTTTAAAGACTATCTCACGGGTAGCTTACAGGATTTAGCCGTTGCTGCCGAACAGTTGCAACTAACGCCAACAGTGGTGGAACGAGAAAAACCAGCTGTAAAAGAGGCTAAACCTGTTGAATCGCAACCTGGAATACCTCAATTTGCCCAACAGCAGTTTCAAGATACTACAAAGCAAATTCGCCGCCTAATTGACCAATACCGCAATAAACCAGATTATTACGGCCCAGCATGGCAACTACGCCGAACCTTTGAACCAATCCATGCAGAGCGAGTCTCGAATTGGTTTTTTACCCAAGGGGGACGGGGTGGTTTGCGGACAATGGGTAGCCGCTTACAGAATATTCTGATTGCCTCAGCTGCAATTTCGATATTACACAAGCTGTATGGCGATCGCATTCGTACTTTAGTCTTAGCTAATACACCAGAGCGATTAGGTGAATGGCGGCGCGGCTTACAAGACTGTCTGGGAATCGGTCGCCCAGATTTTGGCCCAGACCGGGGTGTAGTATTATTTGAGGCTTCTGATGCTCTCGCTCAAAAAGCAGACCGATTGACGAAAGCCAATCAACTGCCCTTTATTATCATTGACGATTCAGAAGAGCAAATCAGTTTGTCACTGCTGCAATTTCCTCTGTGGTTAGCCTTTGCTCCTGACCCCAAAACCGTGAGAAACTATGATGATGACTTTTAA
- the plsY gene encoding glycerol-3-phosphate 1-O-acyltransferase PlsY translates to MAIWLSLCGVIVLIAYLLGSFPTGYIAVKQLKGIDIREVGSGSTGATNVLRTLGKGPGAFVLVLDALKGVLAIALVYWLFKFASSQNFIPPTIDAQLWQPWVVTLAGLAAILGHSKSIFLGFTGGKSVAISLGILLAMSWQVGLATAGVFAVVVAISRIVSLSSIVGAIAVSIFMVILHQPLPYILFGIAGGLYVILRHRTNIERLFAGTEPKIGQKVATPEQTV, encoded by the coding sequence ATGGCTATCTGGTTAAGTCTGTGCGGCGTAATAGTGCTTATAGCTTACCTGCTGGGTTCTTTTCCCACTGGGTATATTGCTGTGAAGCAGTTAAAAGGTATTGATATTCGGGAAGTTGGTTCAGGTTCTACCGGCGCAACTAATGTGCTAAGAACCTTGGGGAAAGGGCCAGGAGCATTCGTTTTAGTACTTGATGCCTTAAAGGGAGTATTAGCGATCGCTCTAGTTTACTGGTTATTCAAGTTTGCCTCTAGTCAAAATTTTATTCCCCCAACGATAGATGCACAACTGTGGCAACCGTGGGTAGTAACCTTAGCTGGGTTAGCTGCAATTCTGGGACATAGTAAATCGATTTTTTTAGGCTTTACTGGTGGTAAATCTGTTGCTATCAGCTTGGGGATTTTATTGGCCATGAGTTGGCAGGTAGGTTTAGCAACAGCCGGTGTGTTTGCCGTTGTTGTGGCGATATCACGGATTGTCTCTTTGAGTTCAATTGTAGGTGCGATCGCTGTTTCCATTTTCATGGTAATTTTGCATCAACCGTTACCCTATATTCTGTTTGGGATTGCCGGTGGATTATATGTAATTTTGCGCCATCGCACTAATATTGAACGACTGTTTGCTGGTACTGAGCCAAAAATTGGGCAAAAGGTAGCGACACCAGAACAAACTGTATAA
- a CDS encoding TrbI/VirB10 family protein, which yields MTRYSIPAQTPPQNGFALTTDDRQPEVESFDWESRISKLVGLEEESFSGDPQTSEDSVIPQESPYQPQEVQTKQPLSSNPFAKLGLVGAATLAIVLVGGVFLSQLMGTSNQKPKNIVSPPVREQPINESTSQQLAIEVDTLKTKLALTEQAQLVRAAQQQLRIAKSTPKVALREPSISSRGTQKVIPTPPPIAYAPRTVTVERIVKVPASQLPVVKPNTQPVVNITPPAPPNPFEEWTKLSKLGSYGQVNANDQPNNTVAASEPPNNPQPQQQTPNPNPEQTPQQQTPAPLVSQAQQQGQKSVAVGSSAKAVLATAIFGETTKSNGGGGDTGEQKNVFVIRLKEPLKSTDGAIALPANTEFLAEISSLSEQGLLQMNVVKVVSQNDGNPIERSLPNNAIIIRATQGKPLIANKFPSQGSSIASMDLGLFVLGGIGKAAELINRSDTELQPLTSQTTVDGNTSSSTTLTTVTKNRRDIAAGVVEGGLNSVVPQIAQRNQQAIAQMSQQTNIWFLPAGTNIEIYVNQVTQF from the coding sequence ATGACTCGATACTCAATTCCTGCCCAAACGCCTCCTCAAAATGGATTTGCTCTAACTACCGACGATCGCCAACCAGAAGTAGAATCTTTTGATTGGGAATCACGGATCTCAAAGTTGGTTGGCTTAGAAGAAGAATCTTTTTCTGGAGATCCTCAAACATCGGAAGACTCTGTAATCCCGCAAGAGTCTCCTTATCAACCACAAGAAGTCCAGACTAAGCAACCCCTCTCATCTAATCCCTTTGCAAAATTAGGCTTGGTAGGGGCTGCTACTTTAGCGATCGTTTTGGTGGGTGGTGTGTTTTTGTCCCAGTTGATGGGTACTAGCAATCAGAAGCCAAAAAATATTGTTTCCCCACCGGTGCGTGAGCAACCAATTAATGAATCGACCTCTCAACAGCTAGCAATCGAAGTAGATACTCTGAAAACGAAATTAGCCCTGACTGAACAAGCACAGTTGGTAAGAGCCGCCCAACAACAACTCAGAATTGCCAAATCAACGCCTAAAGTAGCCTTACGAGAACCATCAATTTCTTCTAGAGGTACACAGAAAGTGATCCCAACACCCCCACCAATAGCTTACGCACCTCGAACAGTGACAGTTGAGCGCATTGTTAAAGTACCTGCTTCTCAACTGCCAGTTGTGAAGCCAAATACTCAACCCGTAGTTAATATCACTCCACCAGCTCCACCAAACCCATTTGAAGAGTGGACAAAATTATCAAAGTTAGGTAGCTACGGTCAAGTAAATGCCAACGATCAACCTAATAACACGGTAGCTGCTTCTGAACCTCCAAACAATCCACAGCCGCAGCAACAAACACCAAACCCCAATCCTGAGCAAACTCCACAACAGCAAACTCCTGCTCCTCTAGTCAGTCAAGCGCAACAGCAGGGACAAAAATCTGTAGCAGTAGGAAGTAGTGCCAAAGCTGTGTTGGCGACGGCAATATTTGGGGAAACTACCAAGTCAAACGGTGGCGGTGGTGATACAGGTGAACAGAAAAACGTATTTGTGATCCGATTAAAAGAACCCCTAAAATCTACCGATGGTGCGATCGCTCTACCTGCAAATACCGAATTCCTAGCTGAAATTAGCTCCCTCTCCGAACAAGGTCTTTTGCAGATGAACGTAGTCAAAGTTGTCTCGCAAAATGATGGCAATCCGATAGAACGAAGCTTACCTAACAATGCAATTATTATTCGCGCTACCCAAGGTAAACCTTTAATCGCAAATAAATTTCCCAGTCAAGGTTCGTCCATAGCATCGATGGATTTAGGACTATTCGTTTTGGGAGGTATTGGGAAAGCAGCAGAGTTAATAAATCGTAGTGATACTGAACTCCAACCACTTACTTCACAAACTACCGTTGACGGCAATACCAGTAGTAGCACTACTCTTACTACTGTCACTAAAAACAGACGCGATATTGCAGCCGGGGTTGTGGAAGGTGGTTTGAACTCTGTAGTCCCCCAAATTGCCCAACGTAATCAACAGGCGATCGCCCAAATGTCCCAGCAAACGAATATTTGGTTTTTGCCAGCTGGTACAAATATTGAAATATACGTTAATCAAGTAACCCAGTTTTAA
- a CDS encoding DUF3134 domain-containing protein, whose amino-acid sequence MPISPLREEPRNQRAPVIRTSNEFILLEWLKSTGRLIEREHQESEYLNEVEEISEMIDLDDIPYDHDDDDGDMDIEA is encoded by the coding sequence ATGCCTATCAGTCCTTTGCGTGAAGAACCTCGTAACCAACGAGCGCCTGTAATTCGTACAAGTAATGAATTTATTCTTTTGGAATGGCTAAAGTCAACTGGTCGTCTAATCGAGCGTGAACATCAAGAATCTGAGTATCTAAATGAAGTAGAAGAAATTTCAGAAATGATCGACCTTGATGATATCCCTTACGATCATGACGATGATGATGGTGATATGGATATAGAAGCGTAA
- a CDS encoding murein transglycosylase A: MKKTLAELGKFSKFIAIGLPVVLSIFLVRIQSLAHQELSPSECRLKKWDIPVSLTDENQNGLPQKQKAPLIQRLPVTCCQGDTSCLDELLYGEIPDKKALLSAIARSLQYLQTANAATAYQNYQVTGITRDRVFKSLKRFRELVLTTNSATELHQAIEREFVLYQSVGKDNQGSVLFTAYYEPIYAASRVPTPEYRYPVYRLPPDLNSWPKPHPTREELEGADGLQGAKGKLRGLELFWFRDRLEPYLAQIQGSARLQLPDGTQTTIGYAGNNAYNYKSIGRELANDGKLPLEGMTMPIILDYFQKHPQELNIYIPRDRSFVFFQENHGEPAQGSINVPLTAERSIATDKSLMPPGALALIRASIPFANPTGKLEERIISRYVLDQDTGGAIKGAGRVDYFLGTGKLAGDRAGVTVSNGQLFYLLLKSKN; encoded by the coding sequence TAGCAAATTTATCGCTATTGGCTTACCTGTGGTTTTGTCGATTTTTCTAGTGCGGATTCAATCTTTGGCGCATCAAGAACTCAGTCCGTCAGAATGTCGGTTGAAAAAGTGGGATATACCAGTTTCCTTGACTGATGAAAACCAAAATGGACTTCCACAAAAGCAAAAAGCACCATTAATCCAAAGGCTACCAGTTACTTGTTGTCAAGGTGATACATCTTGCTTGGATGAACTTCTCTATGGAGAAATACCAGATAAAAAGGCGCTATTGAGTGCGATCGCTCGGAGTCTCCAATACTTGCAAACGGCTAACGCTGCGACTGCTTATCAGAACTACCAGGTAACTGGAATTACACGCGATCGCGTCTTCAAAAGCTTGAAAAGATTCCGCGAACTCGTCTTGACAACTAATTCTGCAACAGAATTACATCAAGCCATCGAGCGAGAATTTGTTCTTTACCAGTCAGTCGGTAAAGATAACCAAGGTTCTGTTTTATTCACCGCCTATTATGAACCGATTTACGCAGCCAGTCGCGTCCCCACTCCAGAATATCGCTATCCTGTTTATCGATTACCTCCTGATTTAAACTCTTGGCCTAAGCCGCATCCGACACGAGAGGAGTTAGAAGGAGCAGATGGTTTACAAGGCGCAAAAGGGAAATTACGAGGATTAGAGTTGTTTTGGTTTCGCGATCGCCTCGAACCCTATTTAGCTCAAATTCAAGGTTCAGCACGACTTCAGCTTCCCGATGGGACTCAGACAACAATCGGCTATGCTGGTAATAATGCTTATAACTACAAAAGCATTGGGCGAGAATTAGCGAATGATGGCAAATTACCGTTAGAAGGGATGACTATGCCAATCATTCTCGACTATTTTCAAAAGCATCCCCAAGAATTAAATATTTATATTCCGCGCGATCGCAGTTTTGTTTTTTTTCAAGAAAATCACGGTGAACCAGCTCAAGGTTCGATCAACGTACCCCTAACAGCAGAGCGTTCCATCGCTACAGATAAATCTCTCATGCCTCCTGGTGCTTTAGCGTTGATTCGCGCTTCTATTCCTTTCGCTAATCCTACCGGAAAACTGGAGGAGCGTATCATTAGCCGCTATGTTCTTGACCAAGATACTGGCGGCGCAATTAAAGGTGCAGGTAGGGTAGATTATTTTTTAGGTACTGGTAAATTAGCAGGCGATCGCGCAGGTGTGACAGTCAGTAATGGACAATTATTTTATTTACTACTCAAGTCCAAGAATTAA